From a region of the Marinitoga sp. 1197 genome:
- a CDS encoding rod shape-determining protein: MAKHDLGIDLGTATFIVYKKGEGVIINEPSVVAVDKLTNTINAFGNEAKAMVGKTPYGVEIVHPMQDGVIAYPSLIEQLLRYFIKQAKSGFLPSKPTLVIGIPARTTDVERRAVKDAAEKVGANKAYLVLEPIIAAIGIGLDITKPNGHLIVDLGGGTTDIAVISLSGSVISESIKLAGEAMDIEIIKYIKRKYKFLIGEATAEFLKKEIGKAHKDIETLEMEVRGQDIASGMPSSRVINSDDIFEAIEGVLNEIIQKTKSVLEHTPPELSADILKNGIYLAGGTSNLRGLAQLFEEKTGVKTVVAENPQLCVAQGAGILLDNPELLTKVAVI; encoded by the coding sequence ATGGCTAAACATGACTTAGGTATAGATTTGGGTACAGCTACTTTCATTGTATATAAAAAAGGTGAAGGCGTAATAATAAACGAGCCTTCCGTTGTCGCAGTTGATAAATTAACAAATACAATAAATGCTTTTGGCAATGAAGCCAAAGCAATGGTAGGGAAAACCCCATACGGAGTTGAAATAGTACATCCTATGCAGGATGGCGTAATTGCATATCCTTCCTTAATAGAACAATTATTAAGATATTTTATAAAGCAGGCAAAATCAGGTTTTTTACCTTCTAAACCGACACTTGTGATAGGGATTCCAGCTCGAACTACAGATGTAGAAAGAAGAGCGGTAAAAGATGCTGCAGAAAAAGTTGGTGCTAACAAAGCTTATCTTGTTTTAGAACCTATTATTGCGGCAATTGGTATTGGCCTTGATATAACAAAGCCGAACGGCCATTTAATTGTTGATCTTGGAGGCGGAACTACTGATATTGCTGTTATTAGTTTAAGCGGAAGCGTTATTTCAGAATCTATTAAATTAGCTGGAGAAGCAATGGACATAGAAATAATAAAATATATAAAAAGAAAATATAAATTTTTAATAGGTGAAGCCACGGCTGAATTCTTGAAAAAAGAAATTGGAAAGGCCCATAAAGATATTGAAACTCTTGAAATGGAAGTTAGAGGTCAGGATATTGCAAGTGGAATGCCTTCTTCAAGAGTTATAAATTCTGATGATATATTTGAAGCCATTGAAGGTGTTTTGAATGAAATAATTCAAAAAACAAAGTCTGTTTTAGAACATACTCCTCCAGAATTATCAGCAGACATATTGAAAAACGGCATATATTTAGCTGGTGGAACATCAAATTTAAGAGGATTAGCTCAATTATTCGAAGAAAAAACAGGTGTAAAAACTGTCGTAGCAGAAAATCCTCAATTGTGTGTTGCACAGGGTGCTGGTATTTTATTGGATAATCCTGAATTGCTAACTAAAGTAGCTGTAATATAA
- a CDS encoding GAF domain-containing sensor histidine kinase: MKCENDILSNFELMAELSTKFTGEENEKEFMKKLLSVAIESIPEAEAGTIWLIDNTLYKAVAGYNYNDDVVKNLVVPLEDAYIYKYIDFVDIIEIKSFEEFKSPSKLFKDTVKTLHAKHESMITLAYPLKVSGKVKGHIYIDNFKLKKFSETAKKSLKIFGSFASTFLTLKSLRDEEKNANELNSIYLSFITHEVRTPLTAILGYAESILRGKDELSKEEIVDLVKRIYMSSKHMNSLIADLSTFNKLNREEELNITELHLKFLIYESISIVEPQLSPEVELNIKFKENIPEMIETDPLKMKQILVNIVGNAIKYTDRGYVNVNVDFDKKTKEYIILVEDSGPGMPEDKLEDIFKPFVRLAKNKPGSGLGLAIVKKLIEKLKGRIRIDSKVGEGTTVELRFPQKIN, from the coding sequence ATGAAGTGTGAAAATGATATTTTATCCAATTTTGAGTTAATGGCAGAGTTATCTACAAAATTTACAGGGGAAGAAAATGAAAAAGAATTTATGAAAAAATTATTGTCTGTTGCTATTGAAAGCATTCCGGAAGCTGAAGCTGGAACAATATGGTTAATAGACAATACACTTTACAAGGCTGTTGCTGGATACAATTACAATGATGATGTGGTTAAAAATTTAGTGGTTCCACTTGAAGACGCATATATATATAAATATATAGATTTTGTTGATATTATAGAAATAAAATCATTTGAAGAATTCAAAAGTCCATCAAAATTATTTAAGGATACAGTAAAAACATTACATGCTAAACATGAAAGTATGATTACTCTTGCTTATCCTTTAAAAGTTTCTGGAAAAGTAAAAGGTCATATATATATAGATAATTTTAAACTTAAGAAGTTTAGTGAAACAGCTAAAAAATCCTTAAAAATATTTGGAAGTTTTGCTTCCACTTTTTTAACATTAAAATCTTTGCGTGATGAAGAAAAAAATGCCAATGAATTAAATAGCATCTATTTAAGTTTTATTACTCACGAAGTAAGAACGCCTTTAACTGCAATATTGGGATATGCTGAAAGTATATTAAGAGGGAAAGATGAACTTTCAAAAGAAGAAATCGTCGATCTGGTAAAACGAATATATATGAGTTCGAAACATATGAATTCACTTATAGCAGATCTTTCAACATTTAATAAATTAAATAGAGAAGAAGAATTAAATATTACAGAACTTCATTTGAAATTTCTTATATACGAATCTATATCCATTGTAGAACCCCAATTATCGCCAGAAGTTGAGTTAAATATTAAATTCAAAGAAAATATTCCTGAAATGATAGAAACAGACCCCTTAAAAATGAAACAAATATTGGTAAATATTGTTGGAAATGCTATAAAATATACAGACAGAGGTTATGTAAATGTAAATGTTGATTTTGATAAAAAAACAAAAGAATATATAATTTTAGTGGAAGATAGTGGACCTGGTATGCCTGAAGATAAATTAGAAGATATATTTAAGCCTTTTGTTAGATTGGCTAAAAATAAACCAGGAAGTGGTTTAGGACTGGCTATTGTAAAAAAATTAATAGAAAAGCTAAAAGGTAGAATACGTATCGATTCTAAAGTCGGAGAAGGGACAACTGTAGAACTTAGATTCCCACAGAAAATAAATTAA
- a CDS encoding RloB family protein, with translation MNRKDYFDKKGKRKKNTREIKPLILIVCEGEKTEKYYFDSFEVSNAHVKVVGEGRGANVLLKAAKKYFKKEKFDQVWLVFDKDEIDDQKFDESIKEIEKKGYNTIYSNPCFELWYLLHFVFYQASLSKEHCLRKLKEKLPEYEKNIGDMYERLKDKMKLAIKNAKKLEEQKKDINIHSKKNPYTNVYKLVEELRKYER, from the coding sequence ATGAATCGAAAAGATTATTTTGACAAAAAAGGCAAAAGAAAAAAAAATACAAGAGAAATTAAACCTTTGATTTTAATAGTATGTGAAGGTGAAAAAACAGAAAAATATTATTTTGATTCTTTTGAAGTATCAAATGCACATGTTAAAGTTGTAGGAGAAGGAAGAGGAGCAAATGTTTTATTAAAAGCAGCAAAGAAATATTTTAAAAAAGAAAAATTTGATCAGGTATGGCTCGTATTTGACAAAGATGAAATAGATGATCAAAAATTCGATGAATCTATAAAAGAAATTGAGAAAAAAGGTTATAATACTATATATTCTAATCCGTGTTTTGAATTGTGGTATTTATTGCACTTTGTTTTTTATCAAGCATCTTTGAGTAAAGAGCATTGTTTGAGAAAATTAAAAGAAAAACTTCCTGAATATGAAAAAAATATTGGAGATATGTATGAAAGATTAAAAGATAAAATGAAATTAGCTATAAAAAATGCTAAAAAATTGGAAGAACAAAAGAAAGATATAAATATTCATTCTAAAAAGAATCCATATACAAATGTTTATAAACTGGTTGAAGAATTGAGAAAATATGAAAGATAA
- a CDS encoding TetR/AcrR family transcriptional regulator has product MGNIIDKKKLIYKEQKRKNIAEHALNLIMNKGLSHFTMEDVAKETGVSKGTLYLYFDSKDSLIIASFGILVERLQNYLKNLLPKEIPKKEKAKAIIKLYSKIIKEFPSDDLLRLFEILINSIHNKKRLKELGDLFHGYYTQLFDVWTEFVPDKTTAIVLQAMLDGIGIYKSVGVDFSEEELSASLEYIIGKIIT; this is encoded by the coding sequence ATGGGGAATATAATTGACAAAAAAAAATTAATATATAAAGAACAAAAAAGAAAAAATATTGCAGAACATGCTCTGAATCTCATTATGAATAAAGGTCTTTCTCATTTTACAATGGAAGATGTAGCGAAAGAAACAGGAGTTTCAAAAGGAACTTTATATCTTTATTTTGATAGCAAAGATTCTTTGATTATTGCTTCTTTTGGAATTCTGGTTGAAAGGTTACAAAACTATCTAAAAAATTTATTACCTAAAGAAATACCTAAAAAAGAAAAAGCTAAAGCTATAATTAAATTATACTCTAAAATTATAAAGGAATTTCCTTCAGATGATCTTTTAAGGCTTTTCGAGATATTAATTAATTCCATTCACAATAAGAAAAGACTTAAAGAACTTGGGGACTTATTTCATGGTTATTATACACAGCTTTTTGATGTATGGACAGAATTTGTGCCAGATAAAACAACCGCTATTGTATTACAGGCAATGCTTGATGGTATTGGTATTTATAAATCTGTTGGTGTTGATTTTTCAGAAGAAGAATTAAGTGCATCTTTAGAATATATAATAGGAAAAATAATAACATAA
- a CDS encoding thiamine ABC transporter substrate-binding protein, with product MKKVLLILISILMLSIIWANTLTVYVYDSLDWIKKGVIQKFENMYGVSVNIVVLGDGGNVLARLKLEKKKPKADVVIGLDQSLSVLAIKENLILPYKPINIAKIKNSDLIYDKTYHLIPYDYGAIAIVYDPEKLETIPKTFEDITKFNKKLIIQDPRTSSTGQAFLLWTIAVYKEHWKDFWKRLKPAILTVTPGWSEAFAKFESGEAPMMVSYATDGAYSYYYYNSTKYKAFIPEEGAYVQIEGAGIVKGTKNLELAKRFIEFLLFDEFQKNIPLNQWMFPVVKTKLPEAFNYAIIPEKVVTLNSEDLEKNMGKWLEDWEEIMLK from the coding sequence ATGAAAAAAGTTTTATTGATTTTAATTAGTATTTTAATGTTGAGTATTATTTGGGCTAATACGCTTACAGTATATGTTTATGACAGTTTAGATTGGATAAAAAAAGGCGTTATTCAAAAGTTTGAAAATATGTATGGTGTAAGTGTGAATATTGTTGTTCTTGGTGATGGAGGTAATGTTCTTGCTAGATTAAAACTTGAAAAAAAGAAACCAAAAGCAGATGTTGTTATAGGATTAGATCAATCATTGTCCGTTTTGGCTATAAAAGAAAATTTAATATTGCCATATAAACCAATAAATATTGCAAAAATCAAGAATTCTGATTTGATATATGATAAAACATATCATTTGATTCCATATGATTATGGAGCAATAGCTATTGTTTATGATCCTGAAAAATTAGAAACGATACCAAAAACTTTTGAAGATATTACTAAATTTAATAAAAAATTAATCATTCAGGACCCAAGAACATCAAGTACTGGACAGGCATTTTTATTGTGGACTATTGCTGTTTATAAAGAACATTGGAAAGATTTTTGGAAAAGGCTAAAACCTGCAATTTTAACTGTTACACCTGGTTGGAGCGAAGCTTTTGCAAAATTCGAATCAGGCGAAGCTCCAATGATGGTAAGTTACGCAACTGATGGCGCATATTCATATTATTATTATAATTCAACAAAATATAAGGCATTTATTCCAGAAGAAGGTGCTTATGTTCAAATCGAAGGAGCTGGTATTGTTAAAGGAACAAAGAACTTAGAACTGGCAAAAAGATTTATAGAGTTCTTATTGTTTGATGAATTCCAAAAAAATATTCCTTTAAATCAGTGGATGTTTCCAGTTGTGAAAACAAAATTACCAGAAGCATTTAATTATGCAATTATACCCGAAAAAGTGGTTACTTTAAATTCTGAAGATTTAGAAAAGAATATGGGAAAATGGTTAGAAGATTGGGAAGAAATTATGCTTAAATAA
- a CDS encoding SLC13 family permease — MLLKIIALSIFFFTYYLIIFGKGNKAVIAFSMGLLISLVKVSENLRISNAGEFIDFNTLGILLGMMIIVGILKTTGLFQAIAIYIVRISKGSVVSIFVFTMLAVAILSSFLDNVTTLILFSPVIIYICQEIGIKPENFLFPMIFSANIGGTATMIGDPPNILVGSASGASFIKFLIIMFIPSAFSLVISIAYFLSINRDLKSIEKKQLKTLLQADPKKAITDYILLKKGILVFGLVILGFFIHEYLDYEAALIALTGGAIMLLISKKDFDEISGEIEWDTLFFFVGLFAIVKALEDVHVIEDVTFLIYNLISHPYLLLLTILWSTGVLSSFMGAVPVVTIFIPIVKALLGTFDNSELLWWALALGASFGGNGTISGAASNMVIVGMIESNFDRKIRFIDFMKLGMKVAVLGLIISSIYLYILTII, encoded by the coding sequence ATGCTATTAAAAATCATAGCTTTATCAATTTTTTTCTTTACTTATTATTTAATAATATTTGGAAAAGGAAATAAGGCGGTTATTGCCTTTAGTATGGGATTACTTATATCCCTTGTTAAGGTTTCTGAAAATCTTCGTATATCTAATGCTGGAGAATTTATAGATTTTAACACACTTGGGATTCTTCTGGGGATGATGATTATTGTTGGTATTTTAAAAACGACAGGACTTTTTCAGGCTATAGCAATATACATTGTAAGAATATCAAAAGGAAGTGTTGTTTCTATATTTGTTTTTACCATGCTTGCTGTTGCCATTCTTTCCAGTTTTTTGGACAATGTAACAACTTTGATCTTGTTTTCTCCAGTAATAATATACATATGCCAGGAAATTGGAATAAAACCAGAAAATTTCTTATTCCCGATGATTTTTTCCGCTAATATTGGTGGAACTGCAACCATGATTGGGGATCCACCTAATATATTAGTTGGAAGTGCTTCTGGAGCTAGTTTTATTAAATTTTTAATAATCATGTTTATACCTTCTGCGTTTTCTCTTGTTATATCTATAGCTTACTTTTTATCAATAAATAGAGATTTAAAAAGTATAGAAAAAAAACAATTAAAAACTCTTTTACAGGCAGATCCAAAAAAAGCTATAACAGATTATATTTTATTAAAAAAAGGAATTTTGGTTTTTGGTTTAGTAATATTGGGCTTTTTTATACATGAATATCTGGATTACGAAGCAGCATTAATCGCTTTAACAGGTGGAGCTATAATGCTACTAATTTCAAAAAAAGATTTCGATGAAATATCTGGAGAGATTGAATGGGATACGTTATTCTTTTTTGTAGGGTTATTTGCCATAGTAAAAGCCTTGGAAGATGTTCATGTTATAGAAGATGTAACATTTTTGATATATAATCTTATTTCACACCCATATTTACTACTTTTAACTATATTATGGAGCACAGGAGTATTATCATCCTTTATGGGAGCAGTTCCTGTTGTAACCATATTTATTCCTATAGTAAAAGCCTTATTAGGCACTTTTGATAATAGTGAATTATTGTGGTGGGCTCTGGCTTTGGGCGCAAGCTTTGGTGGAAACGGAACAATAAGTGGTGCAGCTTCAAACATGGTTATAGTTGGAATGATTGAAAGTAATTTTGATAGAAAAATACGATTTATAGATTTTATGAAATTAGGAATGAAGGTGGCTGTTCTGGGACTAATAATCTCTTCAATTTATCTATACATATTAACAATAATATAA
- a CDS encoding AAA family ATPase, with the protein MLVDFSFYNFKSFAKKTEFSMIADNKESKNSFKTEKFRLLKTAAIYGPNAGGKSNLLKAFKFYIYLILNSAIFGFEIPDERFKLSEKLVNEPMIFEGRFIIDNVYYRYGFSIKDSKIESEWLYHRPKGREAKIFERDWQEFKRGKFSEGKGVEEKTKENTLFLSSLAQWNSQIATKIVEFFKNINFISPDFPPGVTLDLIEKGIIDKEEFLNILKNADIGINDFKNERIALKIDEESSLSSRDIGIISIKDKKFYLNKLVTYHPFFDDEDNYIKNVEFNFLKEESDGTKKYFNILGPVLATLKNGTVLFIDELDTRIHPLLLRTIIELFHSEKNKKNAQLIFTTHNTIILDSELFSRDQIWFVSKDKYGKSELYSLLEIKGVRKNANFEREYLNGKYGAIPYLKKILKGFDIK; encoded by the coding sequence ATGTTAGTAGATTTTAGTTTTTATAATTTTAAATCCTTTGCAAAGAAAACGGAATTTTCAATGATAGCAGATAATAAAGAATCGAAAAATTCTTTTAAAACTGAAAAATTCAGATTATTAAAAACTGCAGCAATATATGGTCCAAATGCAGGAGGAAAAAGTAATTTACTTAAAGCTTTTAAATTTTATATATATCTTATTTTAAATTCAGCGATTTTTGGGTTTGAAATTCCCGATGAAAGGTTTAAGTTAAGTGAAAAGCTCGTAAATGAGCCTATGATATTTGAAGGGAGATTTATTATAGATAATGTTTATTATAGATATGGTTTTTCAATAAAAGATAGTAAAATTGAAAGCGAGTGGCTTTATCACAGACCTAAAGGACGTGAAGCAAAGATATTTGAAAGAGATTGGCAAGAATTCAAAAGAGGAAAATTTTCTGAAGGAAAAGGCGTTGAAGAAAAAACGAAAGAAAATACACTTTTTCTATCTTCTTTAGCTCAATGGAACAGCCAAATTGCAACTAAAATAGTTGAATTTTTTAAAAATATAAACTTTATTTCTCCGGATTTTCCTCCAGGAGTTACTTTAGATTTAATAGAAAAGGGTATAATTGATAAGGAAGAATTTTTAAATATATTAAAAAATGCTGATATAGGAATAAACGATTTTAAAAACGAAAGAATAGCATTAAAAATAGATGAAGAGTCTTCATTAAGTTCAAGAGATATTGGAATTATATCTATAAAAGATAAAAAGTTTTATTTGAATAAACTTGTGACATATCATCCGTTTTTTGATGATGAAGATAATTACATAAAGAATGTTGAATTTAATTTTTTAAAGGAAGAATCGGATGGAACAAAAAAATATTTTAATATTTTAGGACCTGTATTAGCAACCTTAAAAAACGGAACTGTTTTATTTATAGATGAACTTGATACAAGAATTCATCCATTATTATTAAGAACAATAATAGAACTCTTTCATTCAGAAAAAAACAAAAAGAATGCACAGTTGATTTTTACAACACATAATACAATTATTTTAGATTCGGAATTATTTAGTAGAGATCAGATATGGTTTGTAAGTAAAGATAAATATGGAAAATCAGAGTTATATTCCCTCCTTGAAATAAAAGGTGTAAGAAAAAATGCAAATTTTGAAAGAGAATATTTAAATGGAAAATATGGTGCTATTCCATATCTAAAGAAAATCTTAAAAGGATTTGATATCAAATGA
- a CDS encoding clostripain-related cysteine peptidase has translation MKNIKIFTIIIILIILSTLTSCISFQKQSPLLTKEYLEGMPLILEFARPVTKIEIYNGNSLIYSYNGDIIYKLKTNLILHDDATVKITEFYKNREYTNIIKKVKPDIQFLLYGGADNSLDSKYNDPITGENDYFFDLDISEIRKSIKKSNINIVINILSDRYAKKDEIIFISNFKGNYFEYVYAPDKLDFSAELSSASTSTMFKFLDILSVKNNKTIKILDLWDHGNGWAWEARKSINIQPKAIIQDDTSNKVLKIKDIKSVIQYYDKKYSTKIDILAFDACNMMSIEIMYAFKDLVDYFIGSVYSIAGLGFYYNFFHDLDENNLKESIVYKIIEQYNYYYTVEYHLDRLSLSAVNLNYFSWDRIPKINNINTNYALYKNDSNNYVSEPTNMIDINNLILNNGEYLADYINPAIVNSVVRIDGVDYPQYSGIGIMFEDIFTTNPNGYYDDYKALSFYDEFQNWIETTWKNIIKNQ, from the coding sequence ATGAAAAATATAAAAATTTTTACTATAATTATTATATTAATTATATTATCAACACTTACATCCTGTATTTCATTTCAAAAACAAAGTCCTTTACTTACAAAAGAATATTTAGAAGGAATGCCATTAATTTTAGAGTTTGCAAGACCAGTTACAAAAATTGAGATTTATAATGGAAATTCATTAATTTATAGTTATAATGGTGATATTATTTATAAATTAAAAACAAATCTGATTTTACATGATGATGCAACTGTAAAAATTACTGAATTCTATAAAAATAGAGAATATACAAATATTATAAAAAAAGTAAAACCTGATATCCAATTTTTGTTATATGGTGGTGCAGACAATAGTCTTGACAGTAAATATAATGACCCTATAACTGGAGAAAATGACTATTTTTTTGATCTTGATATATCTGAAATAAGGAAATCAATAAAAAAATCAAATATAAATATTGTAATAAATATTTTAAGTGATAGATATGCAAAGAAGGATGAAATTATATTTATATCGAATTTTAAAGGTAATTATTTTGAATATGTGTATGCTCCAGATAAACTTGACTTTTCAGCTGAACTTAGTTCAGCATCAACAAGTACAATGTTTAAATTCTTAGATATATTATCAGTTAAAAATAACAAAACAATAAAAATTTTGGATTTATGGGATCATGGTAATGGTTGGGCCTGGGAAGCTCGAAAAAGTATAAATATACAGCCTAAAGCTATTATTCAAGATGATACATCAAATAAAGTATTAAAAATTAAAGATATTAAATCTGTAATTCAATATTATGATAAAAAATATAGCACAAAAATTGATATTCTTGCGTTTGATGCCTGTAATATGATGAGTATAGAAATCATGTATGCATTTAAAGATTTAGTTGATTATTTTATAGGATCTGTATATTCAATAGCCGGACTTGGTTTTTACTATAATTTTTTTCATGATTTAGATGAAAATAATTTAAAGGAATCAATAGTATATAAAATTATAGAACAATATAATTATTACTATACCGTTGAATACCATCTTGATAGATTAAGCTTATCAGCGGTTAATTTAAATTATTTTTCATGGGATAGAATACCAAAAATAAATAACATAAATACTAATTATGCATTATATAAAAATGATAGTAATAACTATGTTTCAGAGCCTACAAATATGATTGATATCAATAATTTAATACTAAACAACGGAGAATATTTAGCTGATTATATTAATCCAGCAATTGTAAATTCCGTAGTGAGAATTGATGGCGTTGATTATCCACAATATAGCGGTATTGGAATAATGTTTGAAGATATATTTACTACAAATCCCAATGGTTATTATGATGATTATAAAGCACTTTCTTTCTATGATGAGTTTCAAAATTGGATTGAAACAACATGGAAAAATATTATAAAAAATCAATAA
- a CDS encoding PDZ domain-containing protein: MINTIIAVNGNDIKNSDELYAELNNYDYGDDITLTVYRGNKTLNLKLKIGVWNY; encoded by the coding sequence TTGATAAATACAATCATCGCTGTAAATGGAAACGATATTAAAAATTCAGATGAATTATATGCAGAACTCAATAATTATGATTATGGCGATGATATTACTTTAACTGTTTACCGTGGAAATAAAACGTTGAATTTGAAATTAAAGATTGGTGTATGGAATTATTAA
- a CDS encoding radical SAM protein — protein sequence MKTMMLKQASKLVTNVVRNSDVEDLAKLLRTLANFAKEPAKSGLKKLAEGAENKDPMLVNWSNLFRRSNPKVVEKVINNLIINEFAIGEKIRQEKMHEHNVVLPKLAVISPTYACNLRCVGCYAGLYGHKYQLSKEELFSVIRQFNDLGIYFFIITGGEPFIYPHLFDMLEEFNDSYFMIYTNGTLIDEEKAKKLSELGNATLSISIEGFEEMTDWRRGKGVFKKIMHAYELLTKYGVIYGASVTATKKNHDLIMGNEFWNFLKDHNVSYVWIFQFMPVGMDPTMDLVPTPEQRYERFEITEKMRLGGDFAFVADFWNHGFLTHGCLAAGSKYLHINAKGYVEPCVFQQFAVDNIREKSILEILKSPFFEAYKRTIPYSNNLFRPCPIIDNPKVFRSMVKKFNAIPQHPGSEKVITELAPEIDKLAEGWKPYADKLWYEKGYAEKYPSKRGIYNYETRMRRYANNEEKLALDKKG from the coding sequence ATGAAAACTATGATGTTAAAACAGGCATCAAAACTTGTAACAAATGTTGTAAGAAATTCTGATGTTGAAGATCTTGCAAAATTGTTGAGAACACTTGCCAATTTTGCAAAAGAACCTGCAAAAAGCGGATTAAAAAAACTCGCAGAAGGTGCAGAGAATAAAGATCCAATGCTTGTTAATTGGTCGAACCTTTTTAGAAGATCAAACCCAAAGGTTGTAGAAAAAGTCATTAATAATTTAATTATCAATGAGTTTGCGATTGGAGAAAAAATCAGACAGGAAAAAATGCATGAACATAATGTTGTTTTACCAAAATTAGCAGTAATTAGTCCTACGTATGCATGTAATTTGAGATGTGTAGGATGTTATGCCGGATTATACGGACATAAATATCAACTTTCTAAAGAAGAGCTATTTAGTGTTATAAGACAATTTAATGATTTGGGAATTTATTTCTTTATTATAACTGGTGGAGAACCATTCATTTATCCACATTTATTTGATATGCTTGAAGAGTTTAACGACTCATATTTTATGATTTATACTAACGGAACATTAATAGATGAAGAAAAAGCAAAAAAATTATCAGAATTAGGTAATGCTACACTTTCAATATCTATTGAAGGTTTTGAGGAAATGACAGACTGGAGAAGAGGTAAGGGTGTATTCAAAAAAATCATGCATGCGTATGAATTATTAACAAAATATGGTGTGATTTATGGAGCTTCAGTTACTGCTACAAAGAAAAATCATGATTTAATTATGGGAAATGAATTTTGGAATTTCTTAAAAGACCATAATGTTTCTTATGTTTGGATATTCCAATTCATGCCTGTAGGTATGGATCCAACGATGGATTTAGTTCCAACCCCAGAGCAAAGATATGAAAGATTTGAAATTACGGAAAAAATGAGACTTGGTGGAGATTTTGCTTTTGTAGCTGATTTCTGGAATCATGGATTTTTAACTCATGGTTGTTTAGCAGCTGGTTCAAAATACTTACATATTAATGCTAAAGGTTACGTAGAACCATGTGTATTCCAACAATTTGCTGTTGATAATATCAGAGAAAAATCTATACTTGAAATTTTAAAATCTCCATTTTTTGAAGCCTATAAAAGAACTATACCATATTCTAACAATCTATTCAGACCATGTCCAATTATTGATAATCCAAAAGTGTTTAGATCTATGGTTAAAAAGTTCAATGCCATTCCTCAACATCCGGGAAGTGAAAAAGTTATAACAGAATTAGCACCAGAAATTGACAAATTAGCTGAAGGGTGGAAACCTTATGCTGATAAATTATGGTATGAAAAAGGATATGCAGAAAAATATCCTTCAAAACGTGGAATTTATAATTATGAAACAAGAATGAGACGTTATGCAAACAATGAAGAAAAACTTGCCTTAGATAAAAAAGGATAA